In Flavobacterium sp. N1736, the following are encoded in one genomic region:
- a CDS encoding RNA polymerase sigma factor, translated as MKIIHLHQEETELIKLAVENNRQAQQQIYSRFSSKMLSVCRQYIKDIQLAEDVMITAFMKVFTGLNKFEHKGSFEGWIRRIMVNECISYLRVQKKVKFTEDEIYTEESFNAIDSQFSIEQIQFLIDALPDGYKMVFNLYAIEGYKHNEIAKMLGINEGTSKSQLSHARKMLQTQINTLKKQDNGTE; from the coding sequence ATGAAAATTATTCATTTACATCAGGAAGAAACCGAACTTATAAAGTTGGCTGTCGAAAATAATCGACAAGCGCAACAGCAAATTTATAGTCGGTTTTCTTCAAAAATGTTAAGTGTTTGCCGTCAATATATAAAAGACATTCAATTGGCAGAAGATGTAATGATAACCGCTTTCATGAAAGTATTTACCGGCTTAAACAAATTCGAACATAAGGGAAGTTTTGAAGGCTGGATTCGCCGAATTATGGTTAATGAATGTATTTCGTATTTAAGAGTTCAGAAAAAAGTAAAGTTTACCGAAGACGAGATTTATACCGAAGAAAGTTTCAACGCAATTGACAGTCAGTTTTCGATAGAGCAAATTCAGTTTTTAATTGATGCTTTGCCGGACGGTTATAAAATGGTTTTCAATTTATACGCTATTGAAGGTTACAAGCACAATGAAATTGCAAAGATGTTAGGCATAAATGAAGGAACATCAAAATCGCAATTGTCGCACGCCAGAAAAATGCTGCAAACACAGATTAATACCTTAAAAAAACAAGATAATGGAACCGAATAA
- the rlmN gene encoding 23S rRNA (adenine(2503)-C(2))-methyltransferase RlmN, with amino-acid sequence MQIEKKDIRALSKDQLRDFFVENNDKAFRGNQVYEWLWSKGAHSFEDMTNVAKTTRSMLEENFVINHIKVDTMQRSSDGTVKNAVRLHDGLVVESVLIPTATRTTACVSSQVGCSLDCNFCATSRLKRMRNLEPGEIYDQILAIDKESRLYHNHPLSNIVFMGMGEPLMNYNNVIKAIDMVTSSEGLGMSPKRIMVSTSGIPKMIKKMADDDVKFKLAVSLHSAIDEIRARIMPFSKNFPLADLRESLEYWYRKTKSKISYEYVVWKGINDDKASIDALVKFCKYVPCKVNLIEYNPIDDGEFQQASEESIMAYIKALENIGIVVKVRRSRGKDIDAACGQLANKEG; translated from the coding sequence ATGCAAATTGAGAAAAAAGATATAAGAGCCTTATCAAAAGATCAGTTACGAGATTTTTTTGTCGAAAATAATGACAAAGCATTTCGTGGTAATCAGGTCTACGAATGGTTATGGAGCAAGGGAGCGCATAGCTTTGAAGATATGACAAATGTTGCCAAAACAACACGTTCTATGCTCGAAGAAAATTTTGTAATCAATCATATTAAGGTTGATACCATGCAAAGAAGCAGCGACGGAACAGTAAAAAACGCCGTTCGTTTGCATGATGGTTTAGTTGTAGAATCAGTTTTAATTCCAACGGCAACAAGAACAACAGCTTGTGTGTCAAGTCAGGTTGGCTGTAGTTTAGATTGCAATTTTTGTGCGACATCAAGATTAAAAAGAATGCGAAATCTGGAACCGGGAGAAATTTACGATCAGATTCTCGCCATCGATAAAGAAAGCCGTTTGTATCATAATCATCCGCTTTCGAATATTGTTTTTATGGGAATGGGCGAACCTTTAATGAACTATAATAATGTCATTAAAGCGATCGATATGGTTACGTCATCAGAAGGTTTGGGAATGTCTCCTAAACGTATTATGGTATCAACGTCCGGAATTCCGAAAATGATTAAGAAAATGGCAGACGATGATGTAAAATTCAAACTCGCAGTTTCCCTGCATTCGGCAATTGATGAAATTCGTGCGCGAATCATGCCTTTTAGCAAAAATTTTCCTTTAGCAGATTTACGTGAATCATTAGAATATTGGTACAGAAAAACAAAAAGTAAAATTTCATACGAATATGTGGTTTGGAAAGGAATTAATGACGATAAAGCTTCGATTGATGCCTTGGTGAAGTTCTGCAAATATGTGCCTTGTAAAGTTAATTTAATCGAATATAATCCAATTGATGACGGAGAGTTTCAACAAGCTTCAGAAGAGTCTATTATGGCATATATAAAAGCCCTGGAAAATATTGGAATAGTAGTAAAAGTGCGTCGCAGCCGCGGAAAAGATATTGATGCCGCATGTGGACAATTGGCAAATAAAGAAGGATAA
- the nadE gene encoding NAD(+) synthase, producing MTKKSTIQTEKVNTHIVEWLKNYASNAKVNGFVIGISGGVDSAVTSTLCAQTGLKVLCVEMPIHQAESQVSRGREHIEQLKKRFPNVSDVKTDLTAVFEAFKGSVPKTDDEGKVNLSLANTRARIRMTSLYYLAGIHGLLVAGTGNKVEDFGVGFYTKYGDGGVDLSPIADLMKSDVYALGEFLTIPGSILTAAPTDGLFGDNRTDEDQLGASYDELEWAMLAAESGKTPADFTGREKSVFEIYKRLNTSNKHKMDSIPVCLIPKTLK from the coding sequence ATGACTAAAAAAAGCACTATTCAAACAGAAAAAGTAAATACACACATTGTAGAGTGGTTAAAAAATTACGCTAGCAACGCAAAAGTAAATGGTTTTGTAATCGGAATTTCCGGTGGAGTTGACTCTGCTGTGACTTCTACTTTATGCGCCCAGACGGGATTAAAAGTTCTTTGTGTAGAAATGCCAATTCATCAGGCAGAAAGTCAGGTTTCGAGAGGAAGGGAACATATTGAGCAATTAAAAAAACGTTTCCCGAATGTGTCTGACGTAAAAACAGATTTAACAGCCGTTTTTGAAGCTTTTAAGGGCTCTGTACCAAAAACAGACGACGAAGGCAAAGTAAATCTTTCTTTGGCAAATACTCGTGCACGTATACGTATGACGTCATTATATTATTTAGCAGGAATTCATGGTCTTTTAGTTGCCGGAACCGGAAACAAAGTAGAAGATTTTGGTGTAGGATTTTATACAAAATATGGAGATGGAGGAGTCGATTTAAGTCCAATTGCCGACTTAATGAAATCAGATGTTTATGCTCTGGGAGAATTTTTAACAATTCCAGGCTCAATTTTAACAGCTGCACCTACTGATGGATTATTTGGTGACAACAGAACCGATGAAGATCAATTGGGAGCAAGTTATGACGAGCTCGAATGGGCGATGTTGGCCGCGGAGTCAGGAAAGACGCCAGCTGACTTCACTGGGAGAGAAAAATCTGTCTTTGAAATTTATAAACGTTTAAACACCAGCAACAAGCATAAAATGGATTCGATACCCGTTTGTTTGATACCAAAAACGTTAAAATAA
- a CDS encoding polyprenyl synthetase family protein, with translation MNITSQIKQPIFNEMELFEKKFHESMTSKVALLNRITYYIVNRKGKQMRPMFVFLTAKMVSGGIVNERTYRGASVIELIHTATLVHDDVVDDSNRRRGFFSINALWKNKIAVLVGDYLLSKGLLLSIDNGDFDLLRIISVAVREMSEGELLQIEKARRLDITEDVYYEIIRKKTATLIAACCALGAKSVIEDDIQVENMRKFGELIGMAFQIKDDLFDYSEEAIGKPTGIDIKEQKMTLPLIHVLNTCTPQEKKWLINSIKNHNKDKKRVKEVITFVKDNNGLAYAENKMVEFQQEALSLLKNYPDSEFKDALILMVNYVIERKK, from the coding sequence ATGAATATTACTTCTCAAATAAAACAGCCCATTTTTAATGAAATGGAACTTTTCGAAAAAAAGTTCCATGAATCGATGACTTCAAAGGTTGCATTGCTGAACCGCATAACCTATTACATCGTAAATCGAAAAGGAAAACAAATGCGTCCGATGTTTGTTTTTCTAACAGCAAAAATGGTTTCCGGCGGCATTGTAAACGAAAGAACGTATCGCGGAGCATCTGTTATTGAGCTTATTCATACCGCAACTTTAGTACATGATGATGTGGTTGACGACAGTAATCGCCGTCGCGGATTTTTCTCTATCAATGCACTTTGGAAAAATAAAATTGCCGTTTTGGTTGGTGATTATTTACTTTCAAAAGGATTATTGCTTTCTATAGATAATGGCGATTTTGATTTGCTTAGAATTATTTCTGTAGCCGTTCGCGAAATGAGCGAAGGAGAATTACTTCAGATAGAAAAAGCAAGAAGACTTGATATTACCGAAGATGTTTATTATGAAATTATCCGAAAAAAAACCGCTACACTTATTGCGGCTTGTTGTGCTCTTGGCGCAAAATCGGTAATTGAAGATGATATTCAGGTGGAGAATATGCGCAAATTTGGTGAACTTATCGGAATGGCTTTTCAAATTAAAGACGATTTATTCGATTATAGCGAAGAAGCCATCGGAAAACCAACCGGAATCGATATTAAAGAGCAAAAAATGACTTTGCCTTTAATTCATGTTTTAAATACGTGTACTCCGCAAGAAAAAAAGTGGCTGATAAACTCGATCAAAAACCACAATAAAGATAAAAAACGCGTTAAAGAAGTTATTACTTTTGTAAAAGACAATAATGGTTTGGCTTACGCCGAAAATAAAATGGTCGAATTCCAGCAGGAAGCACTTTCTCTATTAAAGAATTACCCCGATTCTGAGTTTAAAGATGCCCTTATTTTGATGGTGAACTACGTTATCGAAAGAAAAAAATAA
- the dnaG gene encoding DNA primase, producing MISQSTIDSVFETARVEEVIGDFVNLKRAGSNFKGLSPFSDERSPSFMVSPAKGIWKDFSSGKGGNSVAFLMEHSHFTYPEAIRYLARKYNIEIEETEQTDAEKAITDVRESMYLVSEFAKEYFHNTLLNSEEGKAIGLSYFKERGFTNETIKKFSLGYSPETWDALTKEALGKGYKLEFLESTGLTIAREDRPFDRFKGRVMFPIESMSGRVLGFGGRILTNDKKAAKYLNSPESDIYHKSKVLYGIFQAKQSIAKLNNCYLVEGYTDVIQFNQAGIENVVASSGTALTPDQIRLVNRLTKNITVLFDGDAAGLRASIRGIDLILEEGMNVRVCTFPDGEDPDSFARKNSHDDLVAYLEGNSKDFIQFKASILMNEAKNDPVKKADLIRDMVTSISKIPDRIQREVYIQECARIMDISEQVLVSTLAQLIQKDVAEANKKQKQEQKPFEVLRNQNPKYSGGDPEDPRSGPPEGYPGELGYPGQQTEKVDILYGFERKIIEILLLYGSVLQDFEDVYLKADEEGVVKEVTEKRKYKVYEKVYLSLQEDEVELSNSLFQNIYTNIMDFYNQNENFSLDKYLMHLQPEFAQEVTNILMEDEKVVIHNWEGQNIFPKHKNVTIEQNVSETIFSMRWYLVSKIIHELKNSLLSDPQEDNSELLSMVIDYSKLLNNFSRKLGRVVVPYH from the coding sequence TTGATTTCACAAAGTACAATTGATTCTGTTTTTGAAACTGCTCGTGTAGAGGAGGTTATTGGTGATTTCGTGAATTTAAAACGTGCCGGAAGTAATTTTAAAGGTCTGAGTCCATTCTCGGATGAACGTTCTCCTTCGTTCATGGTTTCGCCTGCAAAAGGAATCTGGAAAGATTTTAGTTCAGGAAAAGGAGGGAATTCTGTCGCTTTTTTGATGGAACATTCCCATTTTACGTATCCGGAAGCCATTCGGTATTTAGCCAGAAAATACAATATTGAAATTGAAGAAACTGAACAAACAGATGCTGAAAAAGCGATAACAGATGTTCGCGAAAGCATGTATTTGGTTTCGGAATTTGCAAAAGAATATTTTCATAACACGCTTTTAAATTCAGAAGAAGGAAAAGCAATTGGACTTTCGTATTTTAAAGAAAGAGGTTTTACAAACGAAACCATCAAAAAGTTTAGTTTAGGATATTCGCCTGAAACCTGGGATGCGCTTACTAAAGAAGCTTTGGGCAAAGGATATAAACTTGAATTTCTTGAAAGTACAGGTTTAACAATTGCGAGAGAAGATCGCCCTTTTGACCGTTTTAAAGGCCGCGTAATGTTTCCTATTGAAAGTATGTCGGGACGTGTTTTGGGTTTTGGAGGACGTATTTTAACCAATGATAAAAAAGCCGCAAAATATTTAAACTCGCCGGAAAGTGATATTTACCATAAAAGTAAAGTGCTTTACGGAATTTTTCAGGCCAAACAATCGATCGCAAAACTAAATAATTGTTATTTGGTTGAAGGTTATACTGATGTGATTCAGTTTAATCAGGCCGGAATTGAGAATGTTGTAGCTTCGTCAGGAACTGCTTTAACGCCGGACCAAATTCGTTTGGTAAATCGTTTAACAAAAAATATAACGGTACTTTTTGATGGTGATGCTGCAGGATTACGCGCTTCTATTCGTGGAATTGATTTAATTCTGGAAGAAGGAATGAACGTAAGAGTTTGTACTTTTCCTGATGGAGAAGATCCGGATAGTTTTGCACGAAAAAATTCGCACGATGATTTAGTGGCTTATTTAGAAGGAAACAGTAAAGATTTTATACAGTTTAAAGCTTCGATTTTAATGAACGAAGCCAAGAACGATCCTGTAAAAAAAGCCGATCTGATTCGCGATATGGTAACGAGTATTTCTAAAATACCGGATCGTATTCAACGAGAAGTATATATTCAGGAATGTGCACGAATAATGGATATTTCCGAGCAGGTTTTGGTGAGCACTTTGGCGCAGTTAATTCAAAAAGATGTTGCAGAAGCTAATAAAAAGCAAAAGCAGGAACAAAAACCTTTTGAAGTTCTTAGAAACCAAAACCCAAAATATAGTGGAGGAGATCCTGAAGATCCAAGATCAGGACCGCCGGAGGGTTATCCGGGAGAGTTGGGATATCCGGGACAGCAGACTGAAAAAGTCGATATTTTATATGGTTTTGAACGCAAAATAATAGAAATATTATTGCTTTACGGTAGTGTTCTCCAAGACTTTGAAGACGTTTACCTAAAAGCCGATGAAGAAGGTGTTGTTAAAGAAGTTACAGAAAAAAGAAAATATAAAGTCTACGAAAAAGTTTATTTAAGCCTGCAGGAAGACGAAGTAGAGCTTTCAAATTCACTGTTCCAAAATATTTACACAAATATCATGGATTTCTACAATCAAAATGAAAATTTTAGTTTAGATAAATATTTGATGCATTTACAGCCTGAATTTGCTCAGGAAGTAACGAATATTTTAATGGAAGACGAAAAAGTAGTGATTCATAATTGGGAAGGGCAGAATATTTTTCCAAAACATAAAAATGTAACAATCGAACAAAATGTTTCGGAAACTATTTTTTCGATGCGCTGGTATTTAGTTTCAAAAATAATTCATGAATTAAAGAATTCGCTCCTGTCGGATCCACAGGAAGATAATTCAGAACTTCTTTCTATGGTTATTGATTATTCTAAATTACTCAATAATTTTTCGAGAAAGCTGGGTAGAGTAGTTGTTCCTTATCACTAA
- a CDS encoding phosphatase PAP2 family protein yields MLENIEKSDINLLVYLNGLGSEKYDGFWLFITNQLYWTPFFLLLLFLIYKKVGGKQTLYILLFVAVLIAFTDQTCNLFKHTFQRLRPCNNPDLKSVIRIVQVRNSYSFFSGHAANTMAVATFLFLVLKRQFKYLGFLFLWPLIFAYSRIYLGLHYPGDILTGYFFGALFGFLIYLVYKRLKPQYFPG; encoded by the coding sequence ATGCTTGAAAACATAGAGAAATCAGATATCAATTTATTGGTATATCTTAACGGTTTAGGTTCTGAAAAATACGACGGTTTTTGGCTTTTTATTACCAATCAGCTATATTGGACGCCATTCTTTTTGTTGCTGCTTTTTCTTATTTATAAAAAAGTAGGAGGAAAGCAAACTTTATATATATTGCTTTTTGTTGCAGTTTTGATTGCTTTTACAGATCAGACCTGTAATTTATTCAAACACACTTTTCAACGTTTACGTCCTTGTAATAATCCTGATCTTAAATCAGTTATTCGTATTGTTCAGGTTCGTAATTCATACAGCTTTTTCTCAGGACACGCAGCTAATACAATGGCTGTTGCAACCTTTTTATTTTTGGTTTTAAAACGCCAATTCAAGTATTTAGGATTCTTGTTTTTATGGCCTTTAATTTTCGCTTATAGCCGAATTTATCTGGGATTGCATTATCCGGGAGATATCCTTACGGGTTATTTCTTCGGGGCACTTTTCGGGTTTTTAATTTATTTAGTTTATAAAAGACTAAAACCGCAATATTTTCCGGGGTAA
- a CDS encoding M1 family metallopeptidase — protein sequence MKKLSLLLIFPALLMAQEKSTSIVTPKQQGKYDTNKFSQMYDLLATPNMFRTASGAPGPAYYQQQADYKIDIELDDKKSKITGSEVITYSNNSPDSLEYLWIQLDQNQAKANTQSTLAESEKINQVLALDGFSSKYLKKDLERGFNIEQVKDAKGNPMSYTINETMMRINLATPLKPGEKISLAIKWWYNINNYRKEGGRSGYELFEKDGNKLYVIAQFYPRMAVYNDVEGWQNMQFWGSGEFALPFGNFDVNITVPADHVIDATGELTNRAEVFTAEQVKRYEQAQKSFDKPVVIVTQAEAEAAEKGFSEKKKTWKFSAKNVRDFGIASSRKFIYDAMAVQLGGKTVMAESVYPKEANPLWGETSTMTVAHTLKSYSSHTFDYPYPKAVSVSAEDQGMEYPMICWNFGRPDENGVTSKEVKNGMIGVVIHEVGHTFFPMIVNSDERQWTWMDEGLNSFLEYLAEQELDPNFPSRRGPAKNIVPYMSGDQKFLEPIMSNSETIVQFGNNAYGKPATGLNILREVVMGRELFDYAFRTYANRWKFKHPTPEDFFRTMEDASAVDLDWFFRGWFYSTDFVDIGIKDVKQYYVSDTPTADLKDVKVRKGRFGFEKGPFVYLVASDNAEVNTSKKKALKVDEVKLLSDYVDQTFTAEEKAGLKSPKYFYEVEFNKPGGMIMPILVEITYEDGSKQNFQYPAQIWRKNNDTAKKVYATEKAIKSIQIDPKLMTADIDVTNNSWPKAEEKSKFD from the coding sequence ATGAAAAAGCTTTCATTATTATTAATTTTTCCTGCTTTATTAATGGCTCAGGAAAAATCAACTTCTATCGTTACTCCAAAACAACAAGGAAAATACGATACGAATAAATTTAGCCAGATGTATGATTTATTAGCAACGCCTAATATGTTTCGTACGGCTTCCGGAGCGCCGGGACCTGCTTATTACCAACAACAGGCAGATTATAAAATTGATATCGAATTAGACGATAAAAAGTCAAAAATAACAGGTTCTGAAGTGATTACTTATTCAAACAATTCTCCGGATAGTCTGGAATATTTGTGGATTCAGTTAGATCAAAATCAGGCAAAAGCAAATACACAGTCAACTTTGGCTGAAAGCGAAAAAATCAATCAGGTTTTGGCACTTGATGGTTTTTCGAGCAAATATTTGAAAAAAGATTTAGAGCGCGGTTTTAATATTGAACAGGTAAAAGACGCAAAAGGAAATCCTATGTCGTATACGATTAATGAAACCATGATGCGTATTAATCTGGCAACTCCTTTAAAACCGGGAGAAAAAATTTCATTGGCAATAAAATGGTGGTACAACATCAATAATTATAGAAAAGAAGGCGGACGTTCCGGTTATGAATTGTTCGAAAAAGACGGAAATAAATTATATGTAATTGCTCAGTTTTATCCAAGAATGGCCGTTTATAACGACGTTGAAGGATGGCAAAACATGCAGTTTTGGGGAAGCGGAGAGTTTGCTTTGCCTTTTGGAAACTTTGATGTAAATATTACAGTTCCTGCAGATCACGTTATTGATGCAACGGGAGAATTGACAAACAGAGCAGAAGTTTTTACGGCAGAACAGGTAAAACGTTACGAACAGGCTCAAAAATCATTTGACAAACCAGTTGTAATTGTTACGCAAGCCGAAGCCGAAGCAGCTGAAAAAGGTTTCTCTGAAAAGAAAAAAACATGGAAATTTAGTGCTAAAAACGTACGTGATTTTGGTATTGCTTCGTCAAGAAAATTCATTTATGATGCAATGGCGGTACAGTTAGGCGGTAAAACTGTTATGGCAGAATCTGTTTATCCAAAAGAGGCAAATCCACTTTGGGGAGAAACTTCGACAATGACAGTGGCACATACTTTAAAAAGCTATTCATCACATACTTTTGATTATCCTTATCCAAAAGCAGTTTCAGTTTCTGCCGAAGATCAGGGTATGGAATATCCAATGATTTGCTGGAATTTTGGTCGTCCTGACGAAAATGGAGTAACAAGCAAAGAAGTTAAAAACGGAATGATTGGTGTTGTAATTCACGAAGTTGGACATACTTTTTTCCCAATGATTGTAAACTCAGATGAGCGCCAATGGACCTGGATGGATGAAGGTTTAAATTCATTTTTAGAATATTTGGCAGAACAGGAATTAGATCCAAATTTCCCTTCAAGACGCGGACCTGCAAAAAATATTGTTCCTTATATGAGTGGAGATCAAAAGTTTTTAGAGCCAATTATGTCAAACTCTGAAACAATAGTTCAATTTGGTAATAATGCTTACGGAAAACCGGCTACAGGTCTTAATATTTTAAGAGAAGTAGTTATGGGAAGAGAATTGTTTGATTACGCCTTTAGAACATACGCAAACAGATGGAAATTTAAACATCCAACTCCTGAGGATTTCTTTAGAACTATGGAAGATGCTTCTGCCGTAGATTTAGATTGGTTTTTTAGAGGATGGTTTTACTCAACGGATTTTGTAGATATCGGAATTAAGGATGTAAAACAATATTATGTTTCTGATACTCCAACGGCTGATCTTAAAGATGTAAAAGTTAGGAAAGGACGTTTTGGTTTCGAAAAAGGACCATTTGTTTATTTAGTAGCAAGTGATAATGCCGAAGTTAACACATCAAAGAAAAAAGCTTTGAAAGTGGATGAAGTAAAATTATTATCTGATTATGTGGACCAAACTTTTACAGCAGAAGAAAAAGCAGGTTTAAAATCGCCTAAATATTTTTATGAAGTTGAGTTTAATAAACCAGGCGGAATGATTATGCCAATTCTTGTTGAGATTACTTATGAAGATGGTTCTAAACAAAACTTCCAGTATCCGGCTCAAATCTGGAGAAAGAATAATGATACTGCCAAAAAAGTATATGCTACAGAAAAAGCAATAAAAAGCATTCAGATAGATCCAAAATTAATGACTGCAGATATTGATGTAACCAATAACTCGTGGCCAAAAGCAGAAGAAAAATCAAAATTTGATTAA
- a CDS encoding O-methyltransferase, which yields MHFISQDLEDYIEQHSENEPELLAKLNKETYQKILLPRMLSGHFQGRVLSMLSKLIRPVNILEIGTYTGYAALCLCEGMQENGQLHTIDIKEELIDFQRKYFDASPWGKQIFQHLGEAINIIPTLDVKFDLVFIDADKENYLNYWEMIVPKMNKGGIILSDNVLWSGKILEPVHPNDISTKVLLEYNLLLKNDPRVETVLLPIRDGLTVSRVL from the coding sequence ATGCATTTTATCTCTCAAGACTTAGAAGATTACATAGAACAGCATTCTGAAAACGAACCGGAATTGCTGGCAAAACTAAATAAGGAAACATATCAAAAAATACTTTTACCAAGAATGTTAAGCGGACATTTTCAAGGCCGCGTTTTAAGTATGTTATCTAAATTGATTCGTCCTGTAAATATTCTTGAAATTGGTACTTATACAGGTTATGCTGCTTTGTGTTTGTGCGAAGGAATGCAGGAAAACGGACAACTGCACACTATCGATATTAAAGAAGAATTAATCGATTTTCAGCGTAAATATTTTGATGCTTCACCTTGGGGAAAACAAATTTTTCAGCATCTGGGAGAAGCGATTAACATTATTCCAACGCTTGACGTAAAATTTGATTTGGTTTTTATTGATGCTGATAAAGAAAATTATCTAAACTATTGGGAAATGATTGTTCCGAAAATGAATAAAGGCGGAATTATTTTATCAGATAATGTTTTGTGGAGCGGAAAAATCCTTGAACCTGTTCACCCAAATGATATTAGTACAAAAGTGCTTTTAGAATACAATTTACTTTTGAAGAACGATCCGAGAGTTGAAACAGTTTTGCTGCCAATTCGCGATGGTTTGACGGTTAGCAGGGTGCTTTAA
- a CDS encoding twin-arginine translocase TatA/TatE family subunit has translation MFGIGGGELVFILFIVLMLFGSDKVPEIARTMGKAMAQLKNATNDIKSEIQKGAESNGLDAKSLTDITGNINAQINDAKSNLLGDTTNLSGNLLGETTTEINKVKEDIETISGPVKRQQ, from the coding sequence ATGTTTGGTATAGGAGGAGGAGAATTAGTTTTCATACTATTTATAGTTCTAATGCTTTTTGGTTCAGACAAAGTGCCGGAAATTGCCCGTACAATGGGAAAAGCAATGGCGCAGTTAAAAAATGCAACCAACGATATTAAAAGTGAAATTCAAAAAGGAGCCGAGTCCAATGGTCTTGATGCTAAATCTTTGACGGATATTACAGGTAATATCAATGCTCAGATAAATGATGCCAAGTCTAACTTACTAGGTGATACTACGAATTTATCCGGTAACTTATTAGGAGAAACTACTACTGAAATCAATAAGGTAAAAGAAGACATAGAAACAATCTCAGGACCTGTTAAACGCCAACAATAA
- a CDS encoding response regulator transcription factor encodes MIKVCLADNHPVTHFGVKSYFKDHDQISIVANVGNFSMVRDILQTKEIDILILDLELEGLSSIFEVKSILKNFPKTKIVIFSDLAEQMYAPNAIKAGVSGYVHKTEKLETLGLSIIKVHEGKIIINETVRKNMALIAKQSKSERLYRKLSNREIEVLRYLSDGKKNNEISKILNLNEKTISTYKLRLLTKLNVTNLVDLVNKAKTLEII; translated from the coding sequence ATGATTAAAGTATGTCTTGCAGACAATCATCCTGTGACTCACTTTGGCGTGAAATCTTATTTCAAAGACCACGATCAAATTTCAATTGTTGCCAACGTAGGCAATTTTTCAATGGTTAGAGATATTCTTCAGACGAAGGAGATCGATATTCTAATTCTAGATTTAGAATTAGAGGGTCTTTCGAGCATCTTCGAAGTGAAATCTATTCTGAAAAATTTCCCAAAAACAAAAATTGTAATTTTTAGTGACCTCGCTGAACAAATGTACGCTCCAAATGCGATTAAAGCGGGAGTTTCCGGGTATGTGCACAAAACAGAAAAACTTGAAACATTAGGTCTTTCTATTATTAAAGTACACGAAGGGAAAATTATTATCAACGAAACTGTACGTAAAAACATGGCTCTTATTGCTAAACAAAGCAAAAGCGAACGCTTGTACAGAAAACTTTCGAACCGCGAAATTGAAGTTTTGCGCTACTTAAGTGATGGTAAGAAAAATAATGAGATCTCAAAAATTTTAAACCTGAACGAAAAAACGATCAGTACTTACAAATTGAGATTATTGACTAAATTAAACGTGACTAATTTAGTTGACTTAGTTAATAAAGCTAAGACATTAGAAATTATTTAA